A window of Exiguobacterium sp. FSL W8-0210 genomic DNA:
CGTCTTCTTCGACTCACACTAGACTATCTTGTACTGTTTCTACTTGTACAAACGCTATTCGTCGCAGTGACAAAGTGGATGGGAATCACACAATATGCGTTTTGGAAGTTGCAACCAGCTTATATCTATTGGTATCTGTTTGCGGTGTTTATATGGACGTTCGTGTTGTGGGTAATCGTCTGGATCAATCACTTTCTACAAGTGTCATTATGGTACTTTGTCGCGGGAAGCATCGTGATCAGTGTTTATCTCGGCTTTTTTGAAACGATTGGTTGGACACTCAGCGCTTCACGGATTATCGTGTTTTTCCCATTCTTTTTACTGGGCTATACATTCCGACGACACAAGTTAACCTTTCCGACGTCGGGTGGCGCAAAGGTTTTTGGATTAGGGGTGGGCGGAATCGCAATCATCCTACTGTTACGTTACCCAGAGATTTTGAACTTTCAATTGTTGAGTGGTACAAGCGGTTATGCTCCTATGGGTCTCGGTTTAGAAGGAGCAGGTATTCGACTTTCTTTGTATGGTTTGCAACTGCTTTTAGTCTGCGCTTTTTTTGCTTGGATACCACGACGAGATGGAATTGGAACAACACTGGGTGCTCATACATTACCGATTTATGTCGGACACGGTTTTATTGTAAAAGCGTTGGTTGCGATATCGTTTTATAATAATGTCGGGATTTGGCATGGTATAGGGGTTGGTGTGATGACGATTCTAATTTTAGTTTTACTCGGAAAATTCCCAATGACACTACAACTATCGAAATGGATCATGATAAATTCCG
This region includes:
- a CDS encoding acyltransferase family protein; its protein translation is MNKRDAYWDNAKFGLITLVVFGHLIEPMISKDVGMTNLFHFIYLFHMPAFIFISGYFTKGHMTASRLLRLTLDYLVLFLLVQTLFVAVTKWMGITQYAFWKLQPAYIYWYLFAVFIWTFVLWVIVWINHFLQVSLWYFVAGSIVISVYLGFFETIGWTLSASRIIVFFPFFLLGYTFRRHKLTFPTSGGAKVFGLGVGGIAIILLLRYPEILNFQLLSGTSGYAPMGLGLEGAGIRLSLYGLQLLLVCAFFAWIPRRDGIGTTLGAHTLPIYVGHGFIVKALVAISFYNNVGIWHGIGVGVMTILILVLLGKFPMTLQLSKWIMINSEQKNAYKTERSDKLSG